A stretch of Anaeromyxobacter dehalogenans 2CP-1 DNA encodes these proteins:
- a CDS encoding TIGR03960 family B12-binding radical SAM protein: MKTDLALSSSALDELVLQAQKPSRYVGAEFGAVVKDLSAARVRFALAFPDTYEVGMSNLGFRLLYHLLNDRPEIACERVFLPWPDMEGMLRARGLPLFTLESRAAVRGFDVLGITLQFELAYTSALAMLDLAGIPLLARERGDEDPLVLGGGPCAFNPEPVADFFDAFAVGEGEEVALEIADAVAESGFRRGGATRPELLRRLARIPGVYVPSLFAPRYDPVSRTLAAIEPLLPGYEKVERRVMPDLNALPTSAYTRPLVPFMQTVHDRLPIELQRGCTRGCRFCQVGMITRPTRQRDPKQVLALAETGLRASGYEEVGLLSLSSGDYGALNGLLDDFLARWEGERIAMSLPSLRTETMNEALAQKIARIRKTGFTLAPEAATERMRAVINKGNREEDLLRAVESIFGNGWSLLKLYFMIGLPEERDEDVVAIAELAKRCLAAARRVLPKGEGSPAIHLGASTFVPKPFTPFQWEPMIPPEETRRRQALVTAALGGRNGAIQFKPHDSRQSSIEGALALGDRRVGTAVLAAYRRGQRLDGWTEWFDERNWLEAFAECEREHGVGLDWFAHRRRRLDEVLPWDRIDCGVTKAYLQKQLAAARNLAEVPDCVLEPCTVCGACDYDVVKNRTYEAKDYVPEPPRPPRPTDPPARTVVRVRYAKLGRLVALSHLETMHALLRAIRRAGLPVAYSQGYHPKPRVSFGPALPVGLESLCEHLDLDLLGAVDPQEVLARLAPELPEGLKVQEAHVLDPHAASISEAQRAVHYRAEFPRETWGEAVLEARVAAFREADQSVVTRAAPPRPRGKGRGQKVAARKQREIDLKDIVTHLAVEGPGAVAFSLRADPSGSAKPAEVLAAIFGEDGTPPRGVKVLKEGVSFARSGPGRPEPSQPRAPRYLDA, encoded by the coding sequence CCGCTACGTCGGCGCCGAGTTCGGCGCGGTGGTGAAGGACCTCTCCGCCGCCCGCGTCCGCTTCGCCCTGGCGTTCCCCGACACCTACGAGGTCGGGATGTCGAACCTGGGCTTCCGGTTGCTGTACCACCTGCTCAACGACCGGCCGGAGATCGCGTGCGAGCGCGTGTTCCTGCCGTGGCCGGACATGGAGGGCATGCTCCGCGCGCGCGGCCTCCCGCTGTTCACGCTCGAGTCGCGGGCCGCGGTGCGCGGGTTCGACGTCCTCGGCATCACGCTCCAGTTCGAGCTCGCCTACACGAGCGCGCTCGCCATGCTGGACCTCGCCGGCATCCCGCTGCTCGCGCGGGAGCGCGGCGACGAGGATCCGCTGGTGCTGGGCGGCGGGCCGTGCGCGTTCAACCCGGAGCCGGTGGCGGACTTCTTCGACGCGTTCGCGGTGGGCGAGGGCGAGGAGGTCGCGCTGGAGATCGCCGACGCGGTCGCGGAGAGCGGCTTCCGCCGCGGCGGCGCCACGCGCCCGGAGCTGCTCCGGCGCCTGGCGCGCATCCCGGGGGTCTACGTGCCCTCGCTGTTCGCGCCGCGCTACGACCCGGTCTCGCGCACGCTCGCGGCGATCGAGCCGCTCCTGCCGGGCTACGAGAAGGTCGAGCGCCGCGTGATGCCCGACCTGAACGCGCTCCCGACCAGCGCGTACACCCGCCCGCTCGTCCCGTTCATGCAGACGGTGCACGACCGGCTCCCCATCGAGCTGCAGCGCGGCTGCACCCGCGGCTGCCGCTTCTGCCAGGTCGGCATGATCACGCGCCCGACCCGCCAGCGCGATCCGAAGCAGGTGCTGGCGCTCGCCGAGACCGGCCTGCGCGCCTCCGGCTACGAGGAGGTGGGGCTGCTGTCGCTCTCGTCGGGCGACTACGGCGCGCTGAACGGGCTGCTCGACGACTTCCTGGCGCGCTGGGAGGGCGAGCGGATCGCGATGAGCCTGCCCTCGCTCCGCACCGAGACGATGAACGAGGCGCTCGCCCAGAAGATCGCCCGCATCCGCAAGACCGGGTTCACGCTCGCGCCCGAGGCCGCCACCGAGCGCATGCGCGCGGTGATCAACAAGGGCAACCGCGAGGAGGACCTGCTCCGGGCGGTCGAGTCGATCTTCGGGAACGGCTGGTCGCTGCTGAAGCTCTACTTCATGATCGGGCTCCCGGAGGAGCGCGACGAGGACGTGGTGGCCATCGCCGAGCTGGCGAAGCGCTGCCTCGCCGCCGCCCGGCGCGTGCTGCCCAAGGGCGAGGGGTCGCCGGCCATCCACCTCGGCGCGTCGACCTTCGTGCCCAAGCCGTTCACGCCGTTCCAGTGGGAGCCGATGATCCCGCCGGAGGAGACGCGGCGCCGCCAGGCGCTCGTCACCGCGGCGCTGGGCGGCCGGAACGGCGCGATCCAGTTCAAGCCGCACGACTCGCGGCAGTCGTCCATCGAGGGCGCGCTCGCGCTCGGCGATCGTCGCGTGGGCACCGCGGTGCTCGCCGCCTACCGCCGCGGCCAGCGCCTCGACGGCTGGACCGAGTGGTTCGACGAGCGGAACTGGCTCGAGGCGTTCGCGGAGTGCGAGCGCGAGCACGGGGTGGGGCTGGACTGGTTCGCGCACCGCCGCCGCCGGCTCGACGAGGTGCTGCCCTGGGACCGGATCGACTGCGGCGTCACCAAGGCCTACCTCCAGAAGCAGCTCGCGGCCGCGCGCAACCTCGCCGAGGTGCCGGACTGCGTGCTCGAGCCGTGCACCGTCTGCGGCGCCTGCGACTACGACGTCGTGAAGAACCGCACGTACGAGGCGAAGGACTACGTCCCCGAGCCCCCGCGCCCGCCGCGCCCGACCGACCCGCCGGCGCGCACGGTGGTGCGCGTCCGCTACGCGAAGCTCGGGCGGCTCGTGGCGCTCTCCCACCTCGAGACCATGCACGCCCTGCTCCGCGCCATCCGGCGCGCCGGGCTGCCGGTCGCGTACTCGCAGGGCTACCACCCGAAGCCGCGGGTGTCGTTCGGCCCGGCGCTCCCGGTCGGCCTGGAGAGCCTGTGCGAGCACCTCGATCTCGATCTCCTCGGGGCGGTTGACCCGCAGGAGGTCCTGGCGCGGCTCGCCCCCGAGCTCCCGGAAGGGCTGAAGGTGCAGGAGGCGCACGTGCTCGATCCGCACGCTGCGTCGATCTCCGAGGCGCAGCGGGCCGTCCATTACCGCGCCGAGTTTCCTCGGGAAACCTGGGGAGAGGCGGTCCTCGAGGCGCGCGTCGCCGCCTTCCGCGAGGCGGATCAGTCGGTCGTCACCCGCGCGGCGCCGCCCCGGCCCCGCGGAAAGGGCCGGGGTCAGAAGGTCGCGGCACGGAAGCAAAGAGAGATAGACTTGAAGGACATCGTGACCCACCTCGCGGTCGAGGGGCCGGGGGCGGTCGCGTTCAGCTTGCGGGCGGATCCGTCGGGGAGTGCCAAGCCAGCCGAGGTGCTGGCGGCGATCTTCGGAGAAGACGGCACGCCGCCCCGGGGAGTGAAGGTTTTGAAGGAAGGCGTGAGCTTCGCGAGGAGCGGACCTGGCCGGCCGGAGCCGAGCCAGCCCCGCGCGCCTCGCTACCTCGACGCCTGA
- a CDS encoding Rne/Rng family ribonuclease, with protein MAGNSILVINAAGAETRVALVENGTIHEYYLERKREKGIVGNIYKGRVVRVLPGMQAAFVDIGLEKAAFLYVGDVYGDPDFSEEFELTEGEHRAEVTDVPSEQEAEEAEARARSAPAPEPGAAAAATSDASPSVEAPPAVAAEAAHGEAGPIEAAPTEPAPVAEAAPAESALAEPAAAEPPPAPLTPIALTQEIGMAPVPAIPGLPVPPLADAPAAEPAAAESSAEPSEPALPSVAAAPAEAALATEATPATEAAPAAPAQPEKDRIQAPARDAAREARGDRERDRGDRRRDERGRRDGREGRDGREGRDGRERNGRNGREEKRTKEPKNIQDLLKEGQEVIVQVAKDPIGTKGARITSHISLPGRHLVFMPTVDHIGISRRIEKDGERRRLREIVDRMRPEGTGFIVRTVAENVEAAKLEADIRFLIQVWNEIIRTKDKVSAPALLHGDLDLILRATRDLFTAEVGKLVIDDRDEYERILRFVHDQAPHLESQIESYQGQEPIFDAYGIEQELKRAAQRKVWLKSGGYIIMDQAEALTAIDVNSGRYVGKKNLEETITKINVEAAKEIVYQLRLRNIGGIIIIDFIDMDKPQNRDKVFKALQDALGRDKAKTNVLKISELGLVEMTRKRVRESVTRVMNEPCPYCDGRGHVKSKITIAYEIFREIRREAPHFPEPVLVVNSHPEVARILQGAEREELRYLMDRFNKTIQVKPQSGYHQEQFDIYGRQERAEQGGGGGGGGSGGGSGGGGGGSGGGGGGGRDRDRGRGRDRRGGRGGERGGERNDRNERGERGERGERNDRGGERSDRGERGQREERGDRGGERPEGGEPRAAPEAPAQGGEKA; from the coding sequence ATGGCCGGCAACAGCATCCTCGTGATCAACGCGGCAGGCGCCGAGACGCGCGTCGCGCTGGTCGAGAACGGGACGATCCACGAGTACTACCTCGAGCGAAAGCGCGAGAAGGGGATCGTCGGGAACATCTACAAGGGCAGGGTGGTCCGCGTGCTCCCCGGCATGCAGGCCGCGTTCGTGGACATCGGCCTGGAGAAGGCGGCGTTCCTGTACGTCGGCGACGTGTACGGGGATCCGGACTTCTCGGAGGAGTTCGAGCTCACCGAGGGCGAGCACCGCGCCGAGGTGACCGACGTGCCGAGCGAGCAGGAGGCCGAGGAGGCGGAGGCCCGCGCGCGGTCCGCGCCGGCCCCCGAGCCCGGCGCGGCCGCGGCGGCGACTTCCGACGCTTCACCGTCCGTGGAGGCTCCGCCGGCCGTGGCCGCGGAGGCTGCGCACGGCGAGGCCGGGCCGATCGAGGCTGCTCCGACGGAGCCTGCTCCGGTCGCGGAGGCCGCCCCGGCCGAGAGCGCGCTGGCCGAGCCCGCGGCCGCGGAGCCGCCGCCCGCGCCGCTCACGCCCATCGCGCTCACCCAGGAGATCGGCATGGCGCCGGTGCCGGCGATCCCGGGACTCCCGGTGCCGCCGCTCGCCGACGCGCCCGCGGCCGAGCCCGCCGCGGCGGAGAGCTCCGCCGAGCCGTCCGAGCCCGCGTTGCCGTCCGTCGCGGCCGCGCCGGCGGAGGCCGCGCTCGCGACCGAGGCGACCCCGGCGACCGAGGCCGCCCCGGCCGCGCCGGCCCAGCCGGAGAAGGATCGCATCCAGGCGCCCGCGCGCGACGCCGCGCGCGAGGCCCGCGGGGACCGCGAGCGCGATCGCGGTGACCGCCGGCGCGACGAGCGCGGCCGGCGCGACGGCCGCGAGGGTCGCGATGGGCGCGAGGGCCGCGACGGGCGCGAGCGCAACGGCCGGAACGGCCGCGAGGAGAAGCGCACCAAGGAGCCGAAGAACATCCAGGACCTGCTGAAGGAGGGCCAGGAGGTCATCGTCCAGGTCGCGAAGGATCCCATCGGCACGAAGGGCGCCCGCATCACCAGCCACATCTCGCTGCCGGGCCGGCACCTCGTGTTCATGCCGACGGTGGACCACATCGGCATCTCGCGCCGGATCGAGAAGGACGGCGAGCGCCGCCGGCTGCGCGAGATCGTGGACCGCATGCGCCCCGAGGGCACCGGGTTCATCGTGCGGACCGTCGCCGAGAACGTCGAGGCGGCCAAGCTCGAGGCGGACATCCGCTTCCTCATCCAGGTGTGGAACGAGATCATCCGCACCAAGGACAAGGTCTCGGCGCCCGCGCTGCTGCACGGCGACCTCGATCTCATCCTGCGCGCCACCCGCGACCTGTTCACCGCCGAGGTGGGCAAGCTCGTCATCGACGATCGCGACGAGTACGAGCGCATCCTGCGCTTCGTGCACGATCAGGCGCCGCACCTCGAGTCGCAGATCGAGTCGTACCAGGGCCAGGAGCCCATCTTCGACGCGTACGGGATCGAGCAGGAGCTGAAGCGCGCGGCCCAGCGCAAGGTGTGGCTCAAGTCCGGCGGCTACATCATCATGGACCAGGCGGAGGCGCTCACCGCCATCGACGTCAACTCGGGCCGCTACGTCGGCAAGAAGAACCTCGAGGAGACGATCACCAAGATCAACGTCGAGGCCGCCAAGGAGATCGTCTACCAGCTGCGGCTGCGCAACATCGGCGGCATCATCATCATCGACTTCATCGACATGGACAAACCCCAGAACCGCGACAAGGTCTTCAAGGCCTTGCAGGACGCGCTGGGGCGGGACAAGGCCAAGACCAACGTCCTCAAGATTTCCGAGCTCGGCCTCGTCGAGATGACGCGCAAGCGCGTGCGCGAGTCGGTGACCCGGGTCATGAACGAGCCGTGCCCGTACTGCGACGGCCGCGGGCACGTGAAGTCCAAGATCACGATCGCCTACGAGATCTTCCGCGAGATCCGTCGCGAGGCGCCGCACTTCCCCGAGCCGGTGCTGGTGGTGAACTCGCACCCGGAGGTCGCGCGCATCCTGCAGGGCGCGGAGCGCGAGGAGCTCCGTTACCTGATGGATCGCTTCAACAAGACCATCCAGGTGAAGCCGCAGTCCGGCTACCACCAGGAGCAGTTCGACATCTACGGCCGCCAGGAACGCGCCGAGCAGGGCGGCGGTGGCGGTGGTGGAGGCTCCGGCGGGGGCTCCGGCGGTGGCGGTGGCGGCTCCGGAGGAGGCGGCGGCGGCGGACGGGATCGCGACCGCGGCCGAGGCCGCGACCGGCGCGGCGGGCGGGGCGGCGAGCGGGGCGGCGAGCGGAACGACCGCAACGAGCGCGGCGAGCGCGGTGAGCGCGGCGAGCGGAACGACCGCGGCGGCGAGCGCAGCGACCGAGGCGAGCGCGGCCAGCGCGAGGAGCGCGGCGACCGCGGCGGCGAGCGTCCCGAGGGCGGCGAGCCGCGCGCGGCGCCCGAGGCCCCGGCCCAGGGCGGCGAGAAGGCCTGA
- a CDS encoding YhjD/YihY/BrkB family envelope integrity protein: protein MPARLDQGSGVAKVERELRFASTALRLALRVVEGETVRLRAMALTYISLFALVPALVVAFSVVQAFTGMDAISSRVHDFLIQNLAVGARSSIEPYLDRFIRNAHATSAGVVGGALLVWSAVTLFTNVDHAVNDVWGIRRRRSITQQAVTYWVGLTLGPLLLAASTTLGAYTQTLLANTGVRALVMLSGTLLNCAFFATLYQIVPNTRVKLRAAVVGGVAAGVAWDVAKWGYAFVVARIFKYHAIYGSVAAVPIFLFWLFVSWTIVLFGARLAYVVQYARTLMSPAPRADSAIAREILAGRTLLLVAQAFDRGEDAPDPGDVAARLGATPEEASEALAALRQRAIVVSLADGGLVPARPLEKITLLDVRQAVSGREVRPDQRGILSEILTDLEAKAAGQLDAITFRELCDRERAREAGPRAPGTGAPEEVDPTAAGPARA from the coding sequence GTGCCGGCGCGCCTCGACCAGGGCTCGGGGGTGGCGAAGGTGGAGCGCGAGCTCCGCTTCGCCAGCACCGCGCTCCGGCTGGCGCTGCGCGTGGTGGAGGGCGAGACCGTGCGCCTGCGCGCGATGGCCCTCACCTACATCTCGCTGTTCGCGCTGGTGCCGGCGCTGGTGGTGGCGTTCTCGGTGGTGCAGGCGTTCACCGGGATGGACGCCATCTCCAGCCGCGTCCACGACTTCCTCATCCAGAACCTGGCGGTGGGCGCCCGCTCGTCCATCGAGCCGTACCTGGACCGCTTCATCCGCAACGCGCACGCGACCAGCGCGGGCGTGGTGGGCGGCGCGCTCCTGGTCTGGTCGGCGGTGACGCTGTTCACCAACGTGGACCACGCGGTGAACGACGTCTGGGGCATCCGCCGCCGGCGCAGCATCACGCAGCAGGCGGTGACGTACTGGGTCGGGCTCACGCTCGGCCCGCTCCTGCTGGCGGCCTCGACCACGCTCGGCGCGTACACGCAGACGCTGCTCGCGAACACCGGCGTGCGCGCGCTGGTGATGCTGAGCGGCACGCTGCTCAACTGCGCGTTCTTCGCGACGCTCTACCAGATCGTCCCGAACACGCGCGTGAAGCTCCGCGCCGCGGTGGTGGGCGGCGTCGCGGCGGGCGTGGCCTGGGACGTCGCGAAGTGGGGCTACGCGTTCGTGGTCGCGCGCATCTTCAAGTACCACGCGATCTACGGCTCGGTGGCGGCGGTCCCGATCTTCCTGTTCTGGCTGTTCGTGTCCTGGACGATCGTGCTGTTCGGGGCCCGGCTCGCGTACGTGGTGCAGTACGCGCGGACGCTCATGTCCCCGGCGCCGCGCGCGGACTCCGCCATCGCGCGCGAGATCCTGGCCGGCCGGACCCTGCTCCTGGTCGCGCAGGCGTTCGACCGCGGAGAGGACGCGCCGGATCCCGGCGACGTGGCCGCCCGGCTCGGTGCGACCCCCGAGGAGGCGAGCGAGGCTCTGGCCGCCCTCCGGCAGAGGGCGATCGTGGTGTCGCTGGCCGATGGGGGCCTGGTGCCCGCCCGCCCGCTGGAGAAGATCACGCTCCTGGACGTGAGGCAGGCGGTGTCCGGGCGGGAGGTGCGTCCGGACCAGCGCGGCATCCTATCGGAAATATTGACGGATCTCGAAGCGAAGGCCGCCGGGCAGCTCGACGCGATCACGTTCCGGGAGCTGTGCGACCGGGAGCGCGCCCGCGAGGCCGGCCCTCGTGCCCCGGGAACGGGTGCCCCTGAAGAGGTGGATCCGACCGCCGCAGGCCCGGCACGCGCGTGA
- a CDS encoding HU family DNA-binding protein: MLKSDLINILVVKRGVTQKQAEATIETIFDSMKDALCKGENIEIRGLGAFHVKHYDGYQGRNPKTGEVIPVKPKRGILFRTGKELRDRVNRPELVAKPSQPEGEGQGTPPVAAGA; encoded by the coding sequence ATGCTGAAGTCGGATCTCATCAACATCCTCGTCGTGAAGCGCGGTGTGACCCAGAAGCAGGCCGAGGCCACCATCGAGACGATCTTCGACTCGATGAAGGACGCGCTCTGCAAGGGAGAGAACATCGAGATCCGCGGGCTTGGCGCGTTCCACGTCAAGCACTACGACGGCTATCAGGGGCGCAACCCCAAGACCGGAGAGGTGATTCCGGTGAAGCCGAAGCGCGGGATCCTGTTCCGCACCGGCAAGGAGCTGCGCGACCGCGTGAACCGGCCGGAGCTGGTGGCGAAGCCGTCGCAGCCCGAAGGCGAGGGCCAGGGCACACCCCCGGTCGCCGCCGGCGCGTAA
- a CDS encoding flagellar biosynthesis protein FlhA has product MIPVHALLSRLRSSGEALFALAVLGLVLLLVTPLAPAVLDLLLATNLAAAATVLVVTLFARDALRFASFPTLLLLTTLFRLALNVSSTRLVLSRGEAGRVIEAFGRVVVQGNTVVGAVVFAILTLVQLLVVAKGAERVAEVAARFTLDALPGKQMAIDADLRAGTLDAGEARRRRRALERESQLYGAMDGALKFVKGDAIAGVAIVIVNVAGGLVAGMLRGMTAGDAARRYALLAIGDGLSSQIPSLLVAVAAGIAVTRVAGEEEGATLGGEIGRQLLAEPAPLAAVAALLGALALAPGLPAAPFLALAGAGGAAAWWIARRAARAPAPATGASVASAPGPSGADADGPAPLALELAEDLLAAAATPAGQEGLAALRETVWRALGVRTPAIALRAAPLPAGGHRLLIDEIPAGGGTAPAGQVVVLAAPDELALARIEAAVERDPLSGRPVSVIAEADAHRARALGAVRGPLDRALAATAAALLRHASHLVGVQEVQALLDGLEPGAPALVREASRQLPPALLAEVLRRLVEEGVSIRPLRTILEALLEAGGAGRGPAALAECARRALRRQLAHAHAGEGPLAALLLDPAAEQVLREGLAGDALAIDPRVAAELIGRIGAEAELQAAPPVVLTSADVRRALRTLLAPRLPAVAVLAYDELPPELTVRPLGRVALAA; this is encoded by the coding sequence ATGATCCCCGTCCACGCCCTGCTCTCGCGCCTGCGCTCCTCCGGCGAGGCCCTGTTCGCGCTCGCCGTGCTGGGGCTGGTGCTGCTGCTCGTCACCCCGCTCGCGCCCGCCGTGCTCGACCTGCTGCTCGCCACGAACCTGGCGGCGGCCGCCACGGTGCTGGTGGTGACGCTGTTCGCCCGGGACGCGCTCCGGTTCGCGAGCTTCCCCACCCTGCTCCTGCTCACCACCCTGTTCCGCCTCGCGCTCAACGTGAGCTCGACGCGGCTCGTGCTCTCGCGCGGCGAGGCCGGCCGGGTCATCGAGGCGTTCGGCCGGGTGGTGGTCCAGGGAAACACGGTGGTCGGCGCGGTGGTGTTCGCGATCCTCACGCTGGTGCAGCTCCTGGTGGTGGCGAAGGGCGCCGAGCGCGTCGCCGAGGTGGCGGCCCGCTTCACGCTCGACGCGCTCCCGGGCAAGCAGATGGCCATCGACGCCGACCTGCGCGCCGGGACGCTCGACGCGGGCGAGGCGCGGCGGCGGCGCCGGGCGCTGGAGCGGGAGAGCCAGCTCTACGGCGCGATGGACGGCGCGCTCAAGTTCGTGAAGGGCGACGCGATCGCGGGCGTCGCGATCGTGATCGTCAACGTGGCGGGCGGCCTCGTGGCCGGCATGCTGCGCGGCATGACGGCGGGCGACGCCGCGCGCCGGTACGCGCTGCTCGCCATCGGCGACGGGCTCTCCTCGCAGATCCCGTCGCTGCTCGTCGCGGTCGCGGCCGGGATCGCGGTGACGCGGGTGGCGGGCGAGGAGGAGGGCGCGACGCTCGGCGGCGAGATCGGGCGTCAGCTCCTCGCCGAGCCCGCGCCGCTCGCGGCGGTGGCGGCGCTGCTCGGCGCCCTCGCGCTCGCGCCGGGGCTGCCGGCCGCGCCGTTCCTCGCGCTCGCCGGCGCCGGCGGCGCGGCGGCCTGGTGGATCGCGCGGCGGGCGGCGCGCGCCCCGGCCCCGGCGACCGGAGCCTCGGTGGCGAGCGCGCCCGGTCCGTCCGGAGCGGACGCGGACGGCCCGGCGCCGCTCGCGCTGGAGCTCGCGGAAGATCTCCTCGCCGCGGCCGCCACGCCGGCCGGGCAGGAGGGGCTCGCGGCGCTCCGCGAGACGGTGTGGCGCGCGCTCGGCGTCCGCACGCCGGCCATCGCGCTCCGGGCGGCCCCGCTGCCGGCGGGCGGCCACCGCCTTCTCATCGACGAGATCCCGGCCGGCGGCGGCACCGCCCCCGCCGGTCAGGTGGTGGTCCTCGCCGCGCCCGACGAGCTCGCGCTCGCGCGCATCGAGGCCGCGGTCGAGCGCGATCCCCTCTCCGGAAGGCCGGTGTCGGTGATCGCGGAGGCGGACGCGCACCGCGCCCGCGCGCTGGGCGCGGTGCGCGGCCCGCTCGATCGCGCGCTCGCGGCCACCGCAGCGGCGCTGCTCCGCCACGCGTCGCACCTCGTCGGCGTGCAGGAGGTGCAGGCGCTCCTCGATGGGCTCGAGCCCGGGGCGCCCGCGCTGGTTCGCGAGGCGAGCCGGCAGCTCCCGCCCGCGCTGCTCGCGGAGGTGCTGCGGCGGCTGGTCGAGGAGGGCGTCTCCATCCGGCCGCTGCGCACGATCCTGGAGGCGCTGCTCGAGGCGGGCGGCGCCGGGCGCGGGCCGGCCGCGCTGGCGGAGTGCGCCCGGCGCGCGCTGCGTCGCCAGCTCGCGCACGCGCACGCGGGCGAGGGCCCGCTCGCCGCGCTGCTGCTGGATCCGGCCGCGGAGCAGGTGCTCCGCGAGGGGCTCGCAGGCGACGCGCTCGCCATCGACCCGCGGGTGGCCGCGGAGCTGATCGGACGCATCGGCGCCGAGGCGGAGCTTCAGGCAGCGCCGCCGGTGGTGCTGACCAGCGCCGACGTCCGACGGGCGCTCCGCACCCTGCTCGCGCCCCGGCTCCCGGCCGTCGCGGTGCTCGCCTACGACGAGCTGCCTCCCGAGCTCACGGTCCGGCCGCTCGGGCGCGTCGCGCTGGCGGCCTGA
- a CDS encoding EscU/YscU/HrcU family type III secretion system export apparatus switch protein produces MSGNRTEQPTPRRLREARRRGEVAVSRELTGAAALAGGLAALAASAPGAAAELGAMLRAALAAAGGAPASPAAALQGAAAAVLRLSLPACGAALAVGAAAAALQAGPGLSFAALAPRLERIDPARGLRRLLSGAQLAAAALGLAKSAVLAALAWGWLAGAAPSLAALPRLGPAALWRAPAVLGGLAWRLAAAFAVLGALDLALVRRRHRRALMMTRDEVRREHREDEGDPLHRAARQRRHRALLEAPAVARATVVVVNPTHLAVALQHDRRGGGAPRVVAKGAGEAAARIRSAARRAGVPVVRDVALARALHRLAEVGDEIPEALYEAAAAVLAHLYGLEAQP; encoded by the coding sequence GTGAGCGGCAACCGCACCGAGCAGCCCACCCCGCGACGGCTGCGCGAGGCGCGCCGGCGCGGCGAGGTGGCGGTCAGCCGCGAGCTCACCGGCGCCGCGGCGCTGGCCGGCGGGCTGGCGGCGCTGGCCGCCTCGGCGCCGGGCGCCGCGGCCGAGCTCGGCGCCATGCTCCGCGCTGCGCTCGCCGCGGCGGGTGGCGCGCCGGCGAGCCCGGCGGCCGCGCTCCAGGGCGCGGCGGCGGCGGTCCTGCGGCTCTCGCTCCCCGCCTGCGGCGCCGCGCTCGCGGTCGGCGCCGCGGCGGCCGCGCTGCAGGCCGGGCCCGGACTCTCCTTCGCCGCGCTCGCGCCCCGGCTCGAGCGGATCGACCCGGCGCGCGGCCTGCGCCGCCTCCTCTCCGGCGCGCAGCTCGCCGCCGCGGCCCTGGGGCTCGCGAAGTCCGCGGTGCTGGCGGCGCTGGCCTGGGGCTGGCTCGCCGGCGCGGCGCCGTCGCTCGCCGCGCTCCCGCGGCTCGGCCCGGCCGCGCTCTGGCGCGCCCCGGCGGTCCTCGGCGGGCTGGCCTGGCGCCTCGCGGCGGCGTTCGCGGTGCTCGGCGCGCTCGACCTCGCGCTGGTGCGCCGCCGCCACCGGCGCGCCCTCATGATGACCCGCGACGAGGTGCGCCGCGAGCACCGGGAGGACGAGGGCGATCCGCTGCACCGCGCCGCGCGGCAGCGGCGCCACCGGGCCCTGCTCGAGGCGCCCGCGGTGGCGCGCGCCACGGTGGTGGTGGTGAACCCGACGCACCTCGCGGTGGCGCTGCAGCACGACCGCCGGGGCGGCGGCGCTCCGCGCGTGGTCGCGAAGGGCGCGGGCGAGGCGGCGGCGCGCATCCGGTCCGCCGCGCGCCGGGCCGGCGTCCCGGTGGTCCGGGACGTCGCGCTCGCCCGCGCCCTGCACCGCCTCGCCGAGGTCGGCGACGAGATCCCCGAGGCGCTCTACGAGGCCGCCGCCGCGGTCCTCGCACACCTGTACGGCCTGGAGGCCCAGCCATGA
- a CDS encoding flagellar biosynthetic protein FliR has translation MTELAPELLPRLAGALLHALRLAPVVMLSPLLGGPMAPPVARVGLALGLGGAAALAAGAPAAPAEAIAFAVAAAREAALGLALGLLSAAPVEAARAAGRLADTFRGATLSELHVAPVRQRESASGDLLAHWVVVLAAWGGGDRLVLRGLLASFATLPAGAPFPAGAAREVVLHASAELLAAAVAVAAPAAAGVLAADLALSLAARVAPQLGPVNVAQPARAALGLALLAAAASAGAGRLVSLAALPGQLVAVLSGGRP, from the coding sequence GTGACCGAGCTCGCCCCGGAGCTCCTGCCGCGGCTCGCCGGCGCGCTGCTCCACGCGCTGCGGCTCGCGCCGGTGGTGATGCTCTCGCCGCTGCTGGGCGGCCCGATGGCCCCGCCGGTGGCGCGGGTGGGGCTCGCGCTCGGGCTGGGCGGCGCGGCGGCGCTCGCCGCGGGCGCGCCCGCCGCGCCGGCAGAGGCGATCGCCTTCGCCGTCGCGGCCGCCCGCGAGGCGGCGCTCGGCCTCGCGCTGGGCCTGCTCTCGGCGGCGCCGGTGGAGGCCGCTCGCGCCGCGGGGCGCCTCGCCGACACCTTCCGCGGCGCCACGCTCAGCGAGCTCCACGTGGCGCCGGTCCGGCAGCGCGAGAGCGCCTCCGGCGACCTGCTCGCGCACTGGGTGGTGGTCCTGGCCGCGTGGGGCGGCGGCGATCGCCTGGTGCTCCGGGGGCTGCTGGCGAGCTTCGCGACGCTGCCCGCCGGGGCGCCGTTCCCGGCGGGCGCGGCCCGCGAGGTGGTCCTGCACGCGTCTGCGGAGCTGCTCGCGGCCGCGGTGGCGGTCGCGGCGCCCGCCGCCGCGGGGGTGCTCGCGGCCGACCTGGCCCTGTCGCTGGCGGCGCGCGTCGCGCCGCAGCTCGGACCGGTGAACGTGGCGCAGCCGGCGCGCGCCGCGTTGGGGCTGGCGCTGCTCGCGGCGGCCGCGAGCGCCGGCGCTGGGCGGCTGGTCTCGCTGGCCGCGCTCCCCGGCCAGCTGGTCGCCGTGCTCTCCGGAGGCCGCCCGTGA